A section of the Pseudomonas sp. FP453 genome encodes:
- a CDS encoding type B 50S ribosomal protein L31, translated as MKAGIHPDYRTVLFHDTAADVFFLIGSTADSDRTHTHSDGNTYPYIPLDVSSASHPIYTGQQRKTQVEGRIAGFNKRFASFGSSPKKADA; from the coding sequence ATGAAAGCTGGAATCCATCCCGACTACCGCACTGTGCTGTTCCATGATACCGCCGCTGATGTGTTCTTCCTGATCGGCTCCACCGCCGACAGCGACCGCACCCACACACACAGCGACGGCAACACCTACCCCTACATCCCGTTGGACGTGTCCAGCGCGTCGCACCCGATCTACACCGGGCAACAGCGCAAGACCCAGGTCGAAGGCCGGATTGCCGGGTTCAACAAGCGTTTTGCGTCGTTTGGCTCAAGCCCGAAAAAAGCCGACGCGTGA
- a CDS encoding type II toxin-antitoxin system RelE/ParE family toxin, which yields MIRSFKCADTRTLFETGRTRRWSAIVSVIERKLSMLDAAVDLADLRSPPGNRLEPLYGDREGQHSIRINAQFRVCFIWGPHGPENVEIVDYH from the coding sequence ATGATAAGAAGCTTCAAATGCGCCGATACCAGAACCCTGTTTGAAACCGGTCGCACCCGGCGTTGGTCCGCCATCGTTTCGGTGATCGAGCGAAAGTTGAGCATGCTCGATGCGGCGGTTGACCTCGCTGACTTGCGGTCACCACCTGGAAACAGGTTGGAGCCGTTGTATGGCGACAGAGAGGGGCAGCACAGTATCCGAATCAATGCTCAATTCCGGGTCTGTTTCATTTGGGGGCCTCACGGCCCGGAAAACGTTGAAATTGTGGATTACCACTGA
- a CDS encoding HigA family addiction module antitoxin, protein MFKNGMRPVHPGEILKEEYLEPLGLTAAALARALHVSAPTVNDIVLMRRSISADVALRLAAALETTAQFWLNLQTAYDLRTAEIAKGAQISKEVEKVAHCA, encoded by the coding sequence ATGTTTAAAAATGGCATGCGACCCGTACACCCCGGAGAGATTCTCAAGGAGGAGTACCTGGAGCCGTTGGGCCTTACCGCTGCCGCCCTTGCACGGGCACTGCACGTATCCGCGCCCACGGTGAATGACATCGTATTGATGCGTCGCAGCATCAGCGCAGATGTTGCACTTCGCTTGGCCGCTGCGTTGGAAACCACCGCGCAGTTTTGGCTTAACCTGCAGACTGCCTATGATCTGCGCACTGCGGAAATCGCCAAGGGTGCTCAAATCTCCAAGGAAGTTGAGAAAGTGGCGCATTGCGCATGA
- a CDS encoding HD domain-containing phosphohydrolase encodes MGESVTFTDADRAGVLLIDAHPDVLHSLTQLLRLEPFDLHSATCAADALAILASQPIDLVMSAARLPDMDGASLLAHIHQYYPHTVRILLTGETDLTLIVKAINEGEIYRYLSKPWNDEELLLALRQSLAHQHSERERLRLEQLTRQQNDELKRLNASLEKHVAARTSELQQTADMLDLAYEELKHSYATGTEVFSLLANLRLPRAKQTNRQIIELVRTWCVAHGVDDASNRDLTMAAALYNIGKLSWSDSMMASPSDLLHSSDRERYRAYATQSESLLMTLDPMKDAARLIRHHQERWDGSGFPDHLKGEAIPAGSRLLKLAVDFIELQKGLILERQMNSDEALLYIRKYAGRLYDPVMVEDFVKVCATYLNDVTLGDPNVKVLGTRELAEGMVLARSLNADNGMLLLNAGKVLNLPLVDKLIAFETMEGARYSVFIKDQTVIPS; translated from the coding sequence ATGGGAGAGTCCGTTACCTTTACCGATGCCGACCGTGCCGGGGTGCTGTTGATCGATGCCCACCCGGACGTCCTCCACAGCCTCACCCAACTGCTGCGGCTGGAGCCCTTCGACCTGCACAGCGCCACCTGCGCCGCTGACGCCCTGGCGATTCTCGCCAGCCAACCGATCGACCTGGTGATGAGCGCTGCGCGCCTGCCGGACATGGACGGTGCGTCGTTGCTGGCGCATATCCACCAGTATTACCCGCACACCGTGCGCATCCTGCTCACGGGCGAAACCGACCTGACCCTGATCGTCAAAGCCATCAACGAAGGCGAGATCTACCGCTACCTCAGCAAACCCTGGAACGACGAGGAGTTGCTGCTGGCCCTGCGCCAATCCCTGGCCCACCAGCATTCCGAGCGTGAACGCCTGCGCCTGGAGCAGTTGACCCGGCAACAGAACGACGAGCTCAAGCGGCTCAACGCGTCCCTGGAAAAACACGTGGCCGCGCGCACCAGCGAGCTGCAACAAACCGCCGACATGCTCGACCTGGCCTACGAAGAACTCAAACACAGCTACGCCACCGGCACCGAAGTGTTCTCGCTGCTGGCCAACCTGCGCCTGCCGCGCGCCAAGCAGACCAACCGGCAGATCATCGAACTGGTGCGCACCTGGTGCGTGGCCCACGGCGTGGATGACGCCAGCAACCGCGACCTGACCATGGCCGCCGCGCTCTACAACATCGGCAAGTTGAGCTGGAGCGACAGCATGATGGCCTCGCCCTCGGACCTGCTGCACAGCAGTGACCGCGAGCGTTATCGCGCCTACGCCACCCAGAGCGAGTCACTGCTGATGACCCTGGACCCGATGAAAGATGCTGCGCGGCTGATCCGCCATCACCAGGAGCGCTGGGACGGCAGTGGTTTCCCGGATCACCTCAAGGGCGAGGCGATTCCCGCCGGTTCGCGCCTGTTGAAACTGGCGGTGGATTTTATCGAGCTGCAAAAGGGCCTGATCCTGGAGCGGCAGATGAACAGCGACGAGGCCTTGCTGTACATCCGCAAATACGCCGGGCGCCTGTATGACCCGGTGATGGTCGAGGATTTTGTGAAGGTGTGTGCCACTTACCTCAATGACGTGACCCTGGGGGATCCCAACGTCAAGGTGCTCGGCACCCGGGAGCTTGCGGAGGGCATGGTGCTGGCGCGCAGTTTGAATGCGGATAACGGCATGTTGCTGCTCAACGCGGGCAAGGTATTGAACTTGCCGTTGGTGGATAAGTTGATTGCGTTCGAGACCATGGAAGGCGCGCGGTACAGCGTGTTCATCAAAGACCAAACCGTGATTCCAAGTTGA
- a CDS encoding NUDIX domain-containing protein → MPTTIRIAAALLIGSDGQTLLVRKRGTQAFMQPGGKIDAGEKPAEALARELHEELNLRIDPSAAVYLGHFSAPAANEPGFTVEAQLFQVHIDVPVHPAAEIEEVRWIDPAGDGGLVLAPLTRDLILPFYRASLTTTA, encoded by the coding sequence ATGCCAACCACTATCCGCATCGCCGCCGCCCTCCTGATCGGCAGCGACGGCCAGACCCTGCTGGTGCGCAAGCGCGGCACCCAGGCGTTCATGCAACCGGGCGGCAAGATCGACGCCGGCGAAAAACCGGCCGAGGCCCTGGCGCGCGAGCTGCACGAAGAACTCAACCTGCGTATCGACCCGAGCGCCGCCGTCTACCTCGGTCACTTCTCGGCACCGGCAGCCAACGAGCCGGGTTTCACCGTGGAAGCGCAACTGTTCCAGGTGCATATCGACGTCCCGGTACACCCCGCTGCGGAGATCGAAGAGGTCCGCTGGATCGACCCGGCCGGCGATGGCGGCCTGGTGTTGGCGCCCTTGACACGCGACCTGATCCTGCCGTTTTATCGCGCATCGCTGACCACCACTGCCTGA
- a CDS encoding LysE family translocator, with amino-acid sequence MIPLNELLIFAAACLLMVLTPGPNMIYLISRSICQGRKAGLVSLLGVVAGFFVHLFAAAAGLTAVFLAVPMAYEVLKWAGALYLLWLAWQAVKPGARSPFEAQQLPPDSARKLVTMGFLTSALNPKIAVFYLSVFPQFITPEHGSVFTQSVMLGFTQISVSFMVNALIAMFAASIASWFINNPTWLAVQRYFMGFVLAALAVRLMLEQRRNA; translated from the coding sequence GTGATCCCACTCAACGAGTTGCTGATTTTCGCCGCCGCGTGCCTGCTGATGGTGTTGACCCCCGGCCCGAACATGATCTACCTGATCTCCCGTTCGATCTGCCAGGGACGCAAGGCGGGTTTGGTCTCGTTGCTGGGCGTGGTCGCGGGGTTCTTTGTGCACCTGTTCGCCGCTGCGGCGGGTTTGACGGCGGTGTTTCTCGCGGTGCCGATGGCCTACGAAGTATTGAAGTGGGCCGGTGCGCTGTACCTGCTGTGGTTGGCCTGGCAAGCGGTAAAGCCCGGCGCGCGTTCGCCGTTCGAAGCCCAGCAACTGCCGCCCGATTCCGCGCGCAAGCTGGTCACCATGGGCTTTCTCACCAGCGCACTGAACCCGAAGATCGCCGTGTTCTACCTCTCGGTGTTCCCGCAATTCATCACCCCGGAGCACGGCTCGGTGTTCACCCAGAGCGTGATGCTGGGCTTCACCCAGATCAGCGTGAGCTTTATGGTCAACGCGCTGATCGCGATGTTTGCTGCGAGCATCGCCAGCTGGTTTATCAACAACCCGACCTGGCTGGCGGTGCAGCGTTATTTCATGGGCTTTGTCCTGGCGGCGCTGGCGGTGCGGCTGATGCTTGAGCAGCGCCGCAACGCATGA
- a CDS encoding GNAT family N-acetyltransferase produces the protein MIIRTLGPQDAEAYRALMLEAYGVYPQAFTSSVAERAAMPLSWWEKRLDSPLDCLLGAFAGDALVGIVGLAFEPREKARHKVTLFGMYVNARHQHQGVGRQLVEAALDEARKQPRLKVIQLTVTAGNDAAFALYQRCGFIQYGLEPLAVRVGVEYFDKIHMWRELSGQ, from the coding sequence ATGATCATCCGCACGCTGGGGCCCCAGGATGCCGAGGCTTATCGGGCGTTGATGCTGGAGGCGTATGGCGTTTATCCCCAGGCGTTCACCTCCAGCGTGGCCGAGCGGGCAGCGATGCCCCTGAGCTGGTGGGAGAAGCGCCTGGACAGCCCGCTGGATTGCTTGCTCGGTGCTTTTGCCGGGGATGCACTGGTCGGTATCGTCGGCCTGGCGTTCGAGCCTCGGGAGAAGGCGCGGCACAAGGTGACGTTGTTTGGCATGTATGTGAATGCCCGCCATCAGCACCAGGGCGTGGGCCGTCAACTGGTCGAGGCGGCACTGGATGAAGCACGCAAACAGCCGCGCCTCAAGGTCATCCAACTGACGGTCACCGCCGGCAACGACGCCGCCTTTGCGCTGTACCAGCGTTGCGGTTTCATCCAATACGGCCTGGAACCGCTGGCGGTGCGGGTGGGCGTGGAGTACTTCGACAAAATCCACATGTGGCGCGAACTTTCGGGCCAGTGA
- the metR gene encoding transcriptional regulator MetR, whose product MLEIRHLKTLHALREADSLVEAAERLHLTQSALSHQFKELEERLGMQLFVRKTKPLRFTSAGLRLLQLADAALPLLRGAERDIARLAGGTAGRLHMAIECHSCFQWLMPTIDQFRDAWPEVELDLASGFAFAPLPALARGDLDLVVTSDPLELPGITYVPLFTYEAMLAVANQHALAGKSYIVPEDLLTETLITYPVERDRLDIFTRFLEPADVEPAQVRTSELTVMMMQLVASGRGVCGMPHWALHEYSSRGYVKAKRLGEKGLFATLYAGIRADMLDAPYMRDFLLTAKDTSFSTLDGVSAVR is encoded by the coding sequence GTGCTCGAGATCCGTCACCTTAAGACCCTGCACGCCCTGCGCGAAGCCGACAGCCTGGTGGAAGCCGCCGAGCGCCTGCACCTGACGCAATCGGCGTTGTCCCACCAGTTCAAGGAGCTGGAAGAACGCCTGGGCATGCAGCTGTTCGTGCGCAAGACCAAGCCACTGCGCTTCACCAGCGCCGGCCTGCGCCTGTTGCAACTGGCCGATGCGGCCCTGCCGCTGCTGCGCGGTGCCGAGCGCGATATCGCGCGGCTGGCCGGCGGCACTGCGGGGCGCCTGCACATGGCCATCGAATGCCACAGCTGCTTCCAGTGGCTGATGCCGACCATCGACCAGTTCCGCGATGCCTGGCCGGAAGTCGAGCTGGACCTGGCCTCCGGGTTTGCCTTCGCGCCGCTGCCGGCCCTGGCCCGTGGCGACCTCGACCTGGTGGTGACCTCCGACCCGCTGGAGCTGCCGGGCATCACCTACGTGCCGCTGTTCACCTACGAAGCCATGCTCGCGGTGGCCAACCAGCATGCGCTCGCGGGCAAATCCTACATCGTGCCGGAAGACCTGCTGACGGAAACCCTGATCACCTACCCGGTGGAACGCGACCGCCTGGACATCTTCACCCGCTTCCTCGAACCCGCCGACGTCGAACCGGCCCAGGTACGCACCTCGGAACTGACGGTGATGATGATGCAACTGGTGGCCAGCGGCCGTGGCGTGTGCGGCATGCCCCATTGGGCGCTGCATGAATACAGCTCGCGCGGCTATGTGAAGGCCAAGCGTTTGGGTGAGAAAGGCTTATTTGCGACGCTGTATGCGGGGATTCGTGCGGACATGCTGGATGCACCGTATATGCGCGATTTCTTGCTGACCGCGAAGGACACGTCGTTTTCCACATTGGATGGCGTCAGCGCCGTTCGCTGA
- a CDS encoding alpha/beta fold hydrolase, whose protein sequence is MRVLLLLAALLFGLPSFAASRCDVNVPTETVDLAQVSIAYQSIGRASDPALLLVMGLGGQLIHWPDEVVVALCQQGFRVIRYDNRDVGLSTWRQAPASANLTFEVLRYKLGLPVSAPYTLTDMADDALGLMDALQVRQFHVLGASMGGMIAQHLAAMAPQRVESLTLIMTSSGAEGLPAPNAALVQLLSRRSAPNREVALEQQADLLAALGSPNVKDDRQALLHQAALSYDRAFNPDGVKRQIMAILAEPSRVPLLNQLRVPTLVVHGTADPLLPVMHGVHLAAHIQGSELKLIPGMAHRFQEAFKAPLLTAVLPYLQAHREDAAHWARIDLGEPSKVL, encoded by the coding sequence ATGCGCGTGTTGCTTTTACTGGCCGCTCTATTGTTCGGCCTGCCGTCTTTTGCGGCGTCTCGATGTGATGTCAATGTCCCGACCGAAACGGTCGACCTGGCTCAGGTGAGCATCGCCTACCAGAGCATCGGCCGTGCGTCCGATCCGGCGTTGCTGCTGGTGATGGGGCTGGGCGGGCAGTTGATCCACTGGCCGGATGAAGTGGTCGTGGCCCTGTGCCAACAGGGTTTTCGGGTGATCCGCTACGACAACCGTGACGTCGGCCTGTCCACCTGGCGCCAGGCGCCGGCCAGCGCCAACCTGACCTTTGAAGTGCTGCGCTACAAGCTCGGCCTGCCGGTGTCGGCGCCCTACACGCTGACCGACATGGCCGACGACGCGCTGGGTTTGATGGATGCGTTGCAGGTCCGCCAATTCCACGTCCTGGGCGCAAGCATGGGTGGCATGATCGCCCAGCACCTGGCGGCCATGGCCCCGCAGCGCGTGGAAAGCCTGACGTTGATCATGACCAGCTCCGGCGCCGAAGGCCTGCCGGCGCCGAATGCGGCGCTGGTGCAACTGCTGTCACGGCGCAGCGCACCCAACCGCGAAGTGGCACTGGAGCAGCAGGCCGATCTGCTGGCGGCGCTGGGCAGTCCGAATGTGAAAGATGATCGCCAGGCCCTGCTGCACCAGGCGGCGCTGTCCTACGACCGTGCGTTCAACCCGGACGGCGTCAAGCGCCAGATCATGGCGATCCTCGCCGAACCGAGCCGTGTGCCGTTGCTCAACCAGCTGCGCGTGCCGACCCTGGTGGTGCACGGCACCGCCGATCCGCTGTTGCCGGTGATGCACGGCGTGCACCTGGCCGCGCATATCCAGGGCAGCGAATTGAAGCTGATTCCCGGCATGGCCCACCGTTTCCAGGAAGCGTTCAAGGCGCCGCTGCTGACGGCGGTGCTGCCATACCTGCAAGCCCATCGCGAAGATGCGGCGCACTGGGCGCGGATTGACCTGGGCGAGCCTTCGAAGGTGTTGTGA
- a CDS encoding DsbA family oxidoreductase yields MSTPLKIDFVSDVSCPWCIIGLRGLTEALDQLGVEVQAEIHFQPFELNPNMPAEGQNIVEHITEKYGSTAEQSQANRERIRDMGAALGFAFRTDGQSRIYNTFDAHRLLHWAGLEGLQYNLKEALFKAYFSDGQDPSDHATLAIIAESVGLDLKRAAEILASDEYAAEVREQEELWVSRGVTSVPTIVFNDQYAVSGGQPAEAFVGAIRQIITDAQN; encoded by the coding sequence ATGAGTACTCCCCTGAAAATCGATTTCGTCAGCGATGTGTCCTGCCCCTGGTGCATCATCGGCCTGCGCGGCCTGACCGAAGCCCTCGACCAGCTGGGTGTCGAGGTGCAGGCCGAGATCCACTTCCAGCCGTTCGAACTGAACCCGAACATGCCCGCCGAAGGGCAGAACATCGTCGAGCACATCACTGAAAAATACGGTTCTACCGCCGAGCAATCCCAGGCCAACCGCGAGCGCATCCGCGACATGGGCGCCGCGCTGGGCTTTGCCTTCCGCACCGATGGCCAGAGCCGCATCTACAACACCTTCGATGCTCACCGCCTGCTGCATTGGGCCGGGCTGGAAGGCTTGCAGTACAACCTCAAGGAAGCGCTGTTCAAGGCGTATTTCAGCGACGGCCAAGACCCTTCCGACCACGCGACCCTGGCGATCATTGCCGAAAGCGTCGGGCTGGACTTGAAGCGCGCGGCTGAGATTCTGGCCAGCGATGAATACGCCGCCGAGGTACGTGAGCAAGAGGAATTGTGGGTGTCCCGTGGCGTGACGTCGGTGCCGACCATTGTGTTCAACGACCAGTACGCGGTGAGCGGCGGGCAGCCGGCTGAAGCGTTTGTGGGGGCGATTCGCCAGATCATCACCGACGCCCAAAACTAA
- a CDS encoding arginase translates to MNILDLDHSLTGQAPIARRLASGQATRLDLLDLGPKLRLWSTEKTWKSFAARLATRPRPVDARPEILFVGSGDYHHLTPAFLADLKEPVSLIHFDNHPDWVRFAPKRHCGSWVNRALNMPAIKRIVTLGPCSDDLHNPQLRGGNLGALKRGHLQLFPWQHPPSKVWGRVGDGAGHQQQENHLHWRNLAELDWGVFLEQMIASLPTDAIWITIDKDVLASEDAATNWDQGGMRLSHLLQALRALAAGKRIIGIDVCGEFAKPAFSNAFKRWEAKSDQPPAERWSPEDLQRNAATNEALIDLFEELFP, encoded by the coding sequence TTGAATATTCTCGATCTCGACCACAGCCTCACCGGCCAGGCACCGATTGCCCGGCGCCTGGCCAGCGGTCAGGCCACACGCCTCGACCTGCTGGACCTGGGCCCGAAGCTGCGCCTGTGGTCCACCGAAAAAACCTGGAAGTCCTTCGCCGCGCGCCTGGCCACACGGCCTCGGCCGGTGGATGCACGGCCGGAAATCCTGTTTGTCGGCTCCGGCGATTATCACCACCTCACGCCGGCGTTTCTCGCCGATCTCAAAGAACCCGTCAGCCTGATCCACTTCGACAACCACCCCGACTGGGTGCGCTTTGCGCCCAAGCGTCACTGCGGCTCGTGGGTCAACCGCGCGCTGAACATGCCGGCGATCAAACGCATCGTCACCCTCGGCCCGTGCAGCGATGACCTGCACAACCCGCAACTGCGCGGCGGCAACCTGGGGGCGCTCAAGCGCGGGCATTTGCAGCTGTTTCCCTGGCAGCATCCGCCGTCGAAAGTCTGGGGCCGGGTCGGGGACGGCGCCGGTCACCAGCAGCAGGAAAATCACCTGCATTGGCGCAATCTGGCGGAGTTGGACTGGGGCGTGTTTCTCGAGCAGATGATCGCCAGCCTGCCCACCGACGCGATCTGGATCACCATCGACAAAGACGTGCTGGCCAGTGAAGACGCCGCCACCAACTGGGACCAGGGCGGAATGCGCCTGAGCCATCTGCTGCAAGCCCTGCGTGCATTGGCGGCAGGCAAGCGGATCATCGGTATCGATGTGTGCGGCGAGTTCGCCAAGCCAGCGTTCAGCAACGCCTTCAAGCGCTGGGAGGCCAAGTCCGACCAACCGCCCGCCGAGCGCTGGAGCCCCGAGGATTTGCAGCGCAATGCCGCGACCAATGAAGCCCTGATCGACCTGTTTGAGGAGCTGTTCCCGTGA
- a CDS encoding transporter — translation MTLTVVLLVAFSIVLDVIGQLCFKLGLDRLPELEGGFRLNAFWGQVFNAPLLWAGIGAYVIEFFVWLEALSRAPLSLLFPAAALAYCGVVLVGKVVLGETVSRRRWAGTWVITLGVMLVAIAGGQA, via the coding sequence GTGACGTTGACCGTGGTGTTGCTGGTGGCGTTTTCCATCGTGCTCGATGTGATCGGCCAGTTGTGTTTCAAGCTCGGCCTCGACCGCTTGCCGGAGCTGGAAGGCGGCTTTCGCCTGAATGCGTTCTGGGGCCAGGTGTTCAATGCGCCGTTGTTGTGGGCGGGGATCGGGGCTTACGTCATCGAGTTTTTTGTCTGGCTGGAAGCCTTGTCCCGCGCGCCGTTGAGCCTGCTGTTTCCGGCCGCAGCCTTGGCCTATTGCGGGGTGGTGCTGGTGGGCAAAGTGGTGCTGGGCGAGACCGTCAGCCGCCGCCGTTGGGCGGGGACCTGGGTGATTACCCTGGGCGTGATGTTGGTGGCGATTGCAGGAGGGCAGGCATGA
- a CDS encoding transporter translates to MNTHAWLHGRFGTVVLWALLICTESAGQLFTKVAGDQLGQMDFNWQWLAAVARNPGILAAIACYIGAFFVWMLILRRSSLSLAFPLSSLVFVVVLLGSWLGLGEHISALHWVGVAVIIGGIALLAEGEEN, encoded by the coding sequence ATGAATACGCACGCGTGGTTGCATGGGCGCTTCGGCACTGTGGTGTTGTGGGCCTTGCTGATCTGTACCGAAAGTGCCGGGCAGTTGTTTACCAAAGTGGCCGGCGATCAATTGGGGCAGATGGATTTCAATTGGCAGTGGCTGGCCGCTGTGGCGCGCAACCCGGGGATTCTCGCGGCGATTGCTTGCTACATCGGCGCGTTTTTCGTGTGGATGTTGATCCTGCGGCGCAGCAGTCTGTCCCTGGCGTTTCCCCTGAGTTCGTTGGTGTTTGTGGTGGTATTGCTCGGTTCGTGGCTGGGGCTGGGGGAACATATCAGCGCGCTGCACTGGGTGGGGGTGGCGGTGATTATCGGCGGGATTGCGCTGCTGGCCGAAGGCGAAGAAAACTGA
- a CDS encoding MipA/OmpV family protein, producing MHKVSVAVFAGLLGLWGVASAARAEGISGEVGAGLSYQPHDPTGSRYETRPVPYVDLDWGDVSLSTDDGLSWSALNTQGFTAGPYINYLQGRTSNGSLQGLRNVSDMAEVGGFIQYAPADFWRVYAQVGQAVGGGRDQSGVLGKVGGELGYPLGGGIIGSSGLMAHFADARQTQTYFGVDANESAASGFRPYNASAGFQNLTLTQSFEFPLAPNWSLLTSASWVHLVGSAANSSIVKDTGDVNQGQVQTAISYKFN from the coding sequence ATGCATAAGGTCAGTGTTGCTGTATTCGCCGGTTTACTCGGGTTGTGGGGCGTTGCCAGCGCGGCCCGGGCCGAAGGCATCAGTGGCGAAGTGGGCGCGGGCCTCAGCTACCAACCCCACGACCCCACCGGCAGCCGCTACGAAACCCGTCCGGTGCCCTATGTGGATCTGGACTGGGGCGACGTCAGCCTGAGCACCGATGACGGCCTGAGCTGGAGCGCGCTGAATACCCAGGGGTTTACCGCCGGGCCCTATATCAATTACTTGCAGGGGCGTACGTCGAACGGCTCGCTGCAAGGCCTGCGCAATGTCTCGGACATGGCTGAAGTGGGTGGTTTCATCCAGTACGCCCCGGCCGATTTCTGGCGTGTGTATGCGCAGGTGGGCCAGGCCGTTGGCGGTGGGCGCGATCAAAGCGGCGTGCTCGGCAAGGTCGGTGGCGAGCTGGGCTACCCGCTGGGTGGCGGGATCATCGGCAGCAGCGGGCTGATGGCGCACTTTGCCGACGCGCGCCAGACCCAGACGTATTTTGGGGTGGACGCCAATGAGTCTGCGGCGTCGGGGTTTCGGCCCTATAACGCCAGTGCGGGGTTCCAGAACCTGACGCTGACGCAAAGCTTCGAGTTTCCGCTGGCGCCCAATTGGTCGTTGCTGACCAGTGCGAGCTGGGTGCACCTGGTGGGTTCGGCGGCGAACAGCAGCATCGTCAAGGACACGGGCGATGTGAACCAGGGGCAAGTGCAGACCGCCATCAGCTACAAATTCAACTGA
- a CDS encoding HAD-IB family phosphatase has translation MIDWHIVCDFDGTITPTDVIDNVLQRFAGPEWETIEQQWLDGHIGSRECLSRQLALIKATPGELLAYFDSVEIDPDFPDFVDQVIGLGASIEVVSDGIEQGIARILSRNYVTLLPILANRLRQVDQNSWRIDFPYASDACRAASGNCKCKSTPRHKRVLVIGDGKSDMCVASTADFVFAKGSLADYCVAHQIPHARFDTFAEVPALLALLPQGNAANATSFTAADNQELFHHV, from the coding sequence ATGATTGACTGGCATATCGTGTGCGACTTCGACGGGACCATCACTCCCACCGACGTCATCGACAACGTCCTCCAACGCTTCGCCGGCCCCGAGTGGGAAACCATCGAGCAGCAATGGCTGGATGGGCATATCGGTTCACGCGAATGCCTGAGCCGCCAACTGGCGCTGATCAAGGCCACGCCCGGCGAACTGCTGGCCTACTTCGACAGCGTGGAGATCGACCCGGACTTCCCCGACTTCGTCGATCAGGTCATCGGCCTGGGCGCGTCCATCGAAGTGGTCAGCGACGGCATCGAGCAGGGCATCGCGCGAATCCTGTCGCGCAACTACGTGACCTTGCTGCCGATCCTCGCCAACCGCCTGCGCCAGGTCGACCAGAACAGCTGGCGCATCGACTTCCCGTATGCCAGCGACGCCTGCCGTGCCGCGTCCGGCAACTGCAAGTGCAAATCCACGCCGCGCCACAAGCGCGTGCTGGTGATCGGCGACGGCAAGTCCGACATGTGCGTGGCCTCCACCGCCGACTTCGTGTTCGCCAAGGGCAGTCTCGCCGACTACTGCGTCGCCCACCAGATTCCCCACGCGCGCTTCGACACCTTCGCCGAAGTGCCTGCATTGCTGGCGCTGCTGCCCCAGGGCAACGCCGCCAACGCCACCTCCTTTACTGCTGCCGACAACCAGGAACTCTTCCACCATGTCTGA